In Dromiciops gliroides isolate mDroGli1 chromosome 4, mDroGli1.pri, whole genome shotgun sequence, one DNA window encodes the following:
- the LOC122756245 gene encoding VIP peptides: MSGYTKMEARSNFQLLVSLMLLSLFCSQTLALPLETYSAMRGNGMLFDEPDQNLGLLNLENDQLESVLPENDLSFLDAPRSLISDLRKPKKRHSDGIFTHNYSELLRRQALKKYLDSLLKDKRSDKNNPEEGS; this comes from the exons ATGTCAGG ATACACAAAGATGGAAGCCAGAAGTAACTTCCAGCTCCTGGTATCGCTGATGCTGCTCAGTCTCTTCTGCTCACAAACACTGGCATTACCTCTTGAAACATATTCTGCCATGAG GGGCAATGGTATGCTTTTTGATGAACCTGACCAAAATCTAGGTTTATTAAATCTGGAAAATGATCAATTGGAAAGTGTATTACCTGAAAATGACTTGTCTTTTTTGGATGCTCCAAGGTCCTTGATCAG TGATCTCCGTAAGCCAAAAAAGCGTCATAGTGATGGAATCTTCACTCACAATTACAGCGAACTCCTGAGGAGGCAGGCACTGAAGAAATATTTAGACTCACTTTTGAAGGACAAGAGAAg